From the genome of Eucalyptus grandis isolate ANBG69807.140 chromosome 2, ASM1654582v1, whole genome shotgun sequence, one region includes:
- the LOC104418825 gene encoding LOW QUALITY PROTEIN: HIPL1 protein (The sequence of the model RefSeq protein was modified relative to this genomic sequence to represent the inferred CDS: inserted 1 base in 1 codon), with product MGGLLALVILVSSSLLMFPSPAASLPLCTDSRSPSALATPLTFCPYNGSKCCNSTEDSQLQKQFQAMNVSDSGCAAILKSILCAKCDPFSAELFTVATTPRPVPILCNSTVLANSSQSNQAETDFCSTVWDTCQNVSIFNSPFAPSLQGQAGILVNASFTKLTALWQSKGDFCKAFGGASLDESVCFDGQAVKLNSTEAPSPPKGLCLEKIGNGSYLDMAAHPDGSNRAFFSDQKGYIWLATIPEQGSGGILEIDQSSPFLDLTDEVHFDVQFGLMGIAIHPNFAENGRLFASFNCDKSKWPGCAGRCACNSDVNCDPSQLPSDGGSQPCQYQTVIAEYSANGSASQPSMAKSAQPIEVRRIFTMGLPFTAHHGGQILFGPTDGYLYFMMGDGGSPNNSGDPYNFSQNKKSLLGKIMRLDVDNIPSVDQINKLGLWGNYSIPSDNPFTEDNGLQPEIWAVGMRNPWRCSFDAARPSYFMCGDVGQDTYEEVDLITKDGNYGWHAYEGPYRYASEGNTSVQXENFILPVLGYNHSQVNNKLGSASITGGYFYRSTTDPCMYGRYLYADLYAGALWAAVETPENSGNFTSSEIPFSCATDSPIKCDSVQGSSLPSLNYIYSFGEDNRKDIYILAYNGVYRVVRPSRCSYTCPKESITNVSAPAPSTQPSDANLLVYRYSSLVCLVASLWLFLWGNM from the exons ATGGGTGGTCTTCTTGCTCTTGTCATTCTGGTTTCTAGCTCGCTGCTGATGTTTCCTAGTCCTGCAGCTTCTCTTCCTCTATGCACTGATTCAA GATCGCCAAGTGCCCTGGCGACTCCATTGACATTCTGCCCTTACAATGGAAGCAAATGCTGCAACTCCACTGAAGATTCGCAGTTGCAGAAGCAGTTTCAAGCCATGAATGTGTCCGACTCTGGTTGTGCAGCGATTTTGAAGTCAATCCTCTGTGCG AAATGTGATCCTTTCTCTGCTGAGTTATTTACAGTAGCTACCACGCCTCGGCCGGTTCCTATCCTGTGCAATTCGACTGTTTTGGCTAATTCATCGCAGTCCAACCAAGCAGAGACTGACTTCTGCTCCACAGTATGGGATACGTGTCAAAACGTATCGATATTCAACTCACCCTTTGCGCCTTCCTTACAAGGACAAGCCGGAATACTGGTCAATGCCAGCTTCACCAAGCTGACTGCATTATGGCAGTCTAAAGGAGATTTCTGCAAAGCGTTTGGTGGAGCGTCACTTGATGAATCTGTATGTTTCGATGGTCAGGCTGTTAAGCTGAATAGCACAGAAGCACCAAGCCCTCCAAAGGGGTTGTGCCTCGAGAAGATAGGGAATGGGTCATATCTTGATATGGCTGCCCATCCTGATGGGTCGAACCGTGCTTTCTTCTCTGACCAGAAGGGTTATATTTGGCTTGCTACTATTCCTGAGCAGGGATCGGGAGGAATTTTGGAGATTGATCAGTCCAGTCCCTTTTTAGACCTGACTGATGAGGTTCATTTTGATGTACAATTTGGGTTGATGGGTATTGCGATCCATCCGAACTTTGCAGAGAATGGCCGGCTGTTTGCTTCATTCAATTGCGACAAGTCAAAGTGGCCTGGTTGTGCGGGAAGATGTGCATGCAATTCAGATGTGAACTGTGACCCTTCACAGCTACCTTCCGATGGCGGTTCTCAACCGTGCCAATACCAAACTGTCATTGCAGAATATTCTGCTAATGGTTCTGCATCTCAGCCTTCTATG GCAAAGAGTGCCCAACCGATTGAAGTGAGAAGGATCTTCACTATGGGCCTTCCATTTACCGCTCATCACGGAGGACAGATCCTCTTTGGACCCACTGATGGGTACTTATATTTTATGATGGGCGATGGTGGCTCGCCTAATAACTCAGGCGACCCCTACAACttttcccagaacaaaaaatcGTTGCTCGGGAAGATCATGAGGCTTGATGTTGATAACATCCCGA GTGTTGATCAAATAAACAAACTTGGTCTCTGGGGAAACTACTCTATACCCAGTGATAATCCCTTCACCGAAGATAACGGGTTGCAGCCGGAGATCTGGGCTGTAGGGATGAGAAATCCATGGCGTTGCAGCTTTGACGCAGCAAGGCCTTCCTATTTTATGTGTGGAGATGTTGGTCAG GATACATATGAAGAGGTCGATCTAATCACCAAGGACGGAAACTATGGCTGGCATGCTTATGAGGGTCCGTATCGTTACGCCTCTGAAGGAAATACTTCAGTAC GCGAAAACTTCATTTTACCTGTGCTGGGATATAATCACTCACAGGTTAATAACAAGCTAGGATCTGCGTCCATTACTGGCGGCTACTTTTATCGGTCAACCACAGACCCGTGCATGTATGGAAG GTACTTGTACGCAGACTTATACGCCGGAGCGCTCTGGGCCGCCGTGGAGACTCCTGAGAATAGTGGCAACTTCACTTCGAGTGAGATACCCTTCAGCTGCGCGACAGACTCGCCTATAAAGTGCGACTCTGTGCAAGGAAGCTCGCTTCCGTCTCTGAACTACATCTACTCTTTCGGGGAAGACAATCGCAAGGACATATACATTCTGGCTTACAACGGGGTATATAGGGTCGTCCGCCCAAGCCGCTGCAGCTACACATGCCCGAAAGAAAGCATTACCAACGTCTCGGCCCCGGCTCCGAGCACACAGCCTTCGGATGCAAACCTGTTGGTCTACAGATACAGCAGCTTGGTGTGCCTAGTTGCCTCTCTGTGGTTATTCCTCTGGGGCAACATGTAG